Part of the Tolypothrix sp. PCC 7910 genome, GAGCGGTTGTTGATCGCTTTTAGCGTATAAAGCTGTCACTTCCAAAGAATTTTGATGTGCTAAATGGTTAACTAACTGAGCAGCTAACCTGACATTCGGCCCGCCTTGAGTGGGTACTAATATGCGACGAATACGCTTGATAAAGCTGCGGCTAGCGAGTTCTTCTTGCTCTAAGCGTTGGGCTTCTTCTTCACCGATGGAGACTTTAGAAAGTGACCAGCGTAGTAAAGGCGGAGCCATCAATGAGGTAACGATCGCAACCATTACAATGATGGAATACATCTGCGGATTCAGTACGCCCAAGGAAACCCCAATGGTGGCGACGATAATCTCCATCGCGCCTCTCGCATTCATTCCCGATCCCATTGCGATCGCTTCCCAGTGACTTAATCCACCGACACGGGAACCGATATAAGCACCACTAAATTTACCAACACAGGCGATCGCTAACACCATCAAACCCACTACAAAGGTTTGCGGAACTAATAGTTGTACTAAATCTACCTTTAATCCGGCTGTAGCAAAGAAAATCGGCGCGAGGAATCCAGCGGTGATTAGTTCCAGAGTTAAACCCGCCTCGCGGCTAAAACGGGGTGATTGTCCTGCTAAAATTCCGGTGACAAATGCTCCTAATGCGGCTTCAATTCCTAAGGTGTGAGTAAAAGCGGCTGCACTTAAAGCCAATACCAACAAAGCAGACAAACTAGCTGTAGCGCCACCAATATAATCATCTACCCAACGTAGTGCCCAAGCCATGAGCGATCGCCCTATGGTAAAAGCAATTCCCAAAAACAGTACTGCACCACCAATTGACCTAAATACTGTCGGGAAATCAAATTTTCCACTGGTTGCTAAACCAGAAACTACCGACAGCAAAATCCAGCCTAAGGTATCATCGGTCATCCCCGCAGCTAAAGTCACCTGACCAATATCCCGGCGAATTAGCTTTAAGTCCATTAATACTTTGGCAATTACTGGTACAGCAGAAATACTCATCGCCGTAGCAATAAACAAACTGAAGATTAACCTTTGCTCAGGATTTGCTAAAAAGCTTTCTGGGAGAAACCAACCTAATCCCAATCCAGTTGCAAAGGGAATAATAATCCCACCCAAGGAAATTAGTAATGCTGTTTTGCCTTTGCGAACTATTAAGTTAAGGTCGGTTTCTAATCCTGTGACAATTAGTAAAAACAGCACACCCAACCAAGAAACAACCGAAAGCAAATCAGACTGCGCCTGACTTTTAGGAAAAATATGATGCTGTAAATTTGGCAGAATCCAACCAAATACTGATGGGCCTAATAGTACCCCAGCTAGTAATTCACCTACCACTGGTGGTAACTTAATCCGACGCATAAACTCGCCCAAACCTCTAGCAACTAGAAGTAGTAAAGCTAATTCCAGCAACACTAATAGCAACTCATGATGACCAAGAGGTTTAATTAAACCTTTTGCTGGTAATGCACTAGACGCGAATAAAGAGTTTAGCAGTTGATTCATGTTTTCAGCGGTGTTTAAATAATGCCAATGGATGAGATTTTTAATAAAAACAGCATTGACTTAACACAAAAATAATGATGAGGAAAAACCCTCATCATTTAACTTACAGTACCCCTATAAAACTTAGAGAAATTTGATAGCAACAATGCTAGACAATTCCTGGCCCTTTACCGCGAACATCATCCTTATCTGTTAATTGACCTTCCTTATCTTCATTCGCTTCTATTAGTTCTTCTGAACGGTTAGCGATGTCTTTTTCAACTTCTTGGCGTGCATCACCAGGAACTTCATAATACATTTCTGGCTCAACTGCATAGTTGTTTAATAAACCTTCTTTATCTACAGTGTAGCCATCTGTGGTGCGTATACTGTCGCTCTCAGTTTGGTCATCGGTAGGAGCGCTGGCTTCTCTTTCTTCTGTGGGAAGTGTTTTGTATAAGTCGCCTTCTCTTTCTTTCCGAGCAGCTGTTTCTGCTGGAATAATACCTCTATCATATACATCAGATTCAACGCGATCGGAAGAGTCTATTGCTCTATTAAAATCTTTATTACTCATAATTTATGTCCTCGTTAAAACATTTTGTTGATTACTTCTTTGATTAGATTAAGGGTTTAAAAACGATAAAGATACTATCTTGAGAATGGAATTAATTTGCATAAGCAAGTATTTACTCTATCAAAAGATATATCTTGATTGAGAATTTCAGATTTCTTACTGACT contains:
- a CDS encoding cation:proton antiporter; its protein translation is MNQLLNSLFASSALPAKGLIKPLGHHELLLVLLELALLLLVARGLGEFMRRIKLPPVVGELLAGVLLGPSVFGWILPNLQHHIFPKSQAQSDLLSVVSWLGVLFLLIVTGLETDLNLIVRKGKTALLISLGGIIIPFATGLGLGWFLPESFLANPEQRLIFSLFIATAMSISAVPVIAKVLMDLKLIRRDIGQVTLAAGMTDDTLGWILLSVVSGLATSGKFDFPTVFRSIGGAVLFLGIAFTIGRSLMAWALRWVDDYIGGATASLSALLVLALSAAAFTHTLGIEAALGAFVTGILAGQSPRFSREAGLTLELITAGFLAPIFFATAGLKVDLVQLLVPQTFVVGLMVLAIACVGKFSGAYIGSRVGGLSHWEAIAMGSGMNARGAMEIIVATIGVSLGVLNPQMYSIIVMVAIVTSLMAPPLLRWSLSKVSIGEEEAQRLEQEELASRSFIKRIRRILVPTQGGPNVRLAAQLVNHLAHQNSLEVTALYAKSDQQPLRKSVKALATAVKDNTAETAIATVANEMNLPADSLLHTKVESGKNKADVILQEANKGYDLIVLGATGNQRSRGSVFNLLVDRVVQESSCATMVVKSNLSTTEPTGYHKLAHILVPTSGNEYSLHAVEVASTIAAQTGATVTLVNVVNRTQREYVLFEEQTIDSITDIAKQIVQQQAEVGRGFGAEVKTEILAGIPEFEILKYAHTKEVDLIVLGSSIQTITGRVFFGHRVDAILNKARCPVAVITVRSN